One segment of Candidatus Poribacteria bacterium DNA contains the following:
- a CDS encoding Nramp family divalent metal transporter, with amino-acid sequence MSKIYQPLDDFKIVELPEKQLPFWKIAGPGAILVGLSIGAGESVIWPLIAAEYGGSMIWAAGLGVFLQLWINFEVGRWTIATGETVYTGYSRIWRGFGPLFILLTVVGWIAPGWARTSGLALKALILGPGGWGSDTFWTIVTFAGVALILFGPKMVYQSLERTVEVLVGIVTIGLILVALAVGSMDTWKELGAGLVNVGYIDPGISVKKLFSALVFAGAGGTANLFYTFYLRDKNIGMGAQLPGLQNPLRGRSEKVPATGFLFEATEENRKRFTAWWQYVKNDQILFFWALNTFTIMLFIFGALSVLHPQGIVPEHGRLIYDEAQILGEIWGVAGQKIFLLVGVATLFGTQLALVDGVSRSISDIIYTNFQGAQKRDLSWWYLLIAGIWIVGGCVITFVMEQLKVSELGFLFNAAYMGGFAMALYVPLTLYMNYRFLPDFAKPKRLSTFMMLIASCVYIGFAISSILWEIKQLIGG; translated from the coding sequence ATGTCTAAAATCTATCAACCGCTTGACGATTTTAAAATTGTTGAGTTGCCGGAGAAACAGTTGCCGTTTTGGAAGATTGCGGGCCCAGGGGCTATCTTAGTAGGTCTGTCCATTGGTGCCGGTGAGAGTGTGATTTGGCCCCTCATTGCCGCTGAGTACGGCGGCAGTATGATCTGGGCAGCCGGATTGGGGGTATTTCTCCAACTCTGGATTAACTTCGAGGTAGGACGTTGGACAATCGCAACGGGTGAGACGGTATATACAGGTTACAGCCGCATCTGGCGCGGTTTTGGTCCATTGTTCATTCTCCTCACTGTCGTGGGTTGGATAGCACCGGGATGGGCGCGGACATCAGGGCTTGCTCTCAAAGCACTCATACTTGGACCCGGCGGTTGGGGCTCCGATACCTTTTGGACAATCGTGACGTTTGCAGGCGTTGCACTCATCCTTTTCGGACCGAAGATGGTTTACCAATCCCTCGAACGGACTGTCGAAGTACTTGTCGGTATTGTAACGATTGGGTTAATTCTGGTCGCCCTCGCTGTCGGCTCAATGGATACATGGAAGGAACTCGGTGCCGGTTTGGTAAATGTTGGGTACATCGATCCAGGCATATCCGTGAAAAAACTATTTAGCGCATTAGTCTTCGCGGGTGCAGGTGGAACTGCAAATCTTTTCTATACGTTCTATCTACGCGATAAAAATATAGGCATGGGTGCACAGCTACCAGGGCTACAGAACCCCCTTCGGGGCAGGAGCGAAAAGGTCCCCGCAACAGGATTTCTCTTTGAAGCAACCGAGGAAAATCGAAAACGCTTCACGGCATGGTGGCAATATGTGAAAAACGACCAGATACTCTTCTTTTGGGCACTCAATACCTTCACAATTATGCTCTTTATTTTTGGCGCGCTCTCGGTTCTACATCCGCAAGGGATTGTCCCCGAACACGGAAGACTTATTTATGATGAAGCACAAATATTAGGGGAAATCTGGGGAGTCGCAGGTCAGAAGATATTCTTATTAGTTGGGGTTGCAACACTTTTTGGAACACAACTCGCACTGGTTGATGGCGTGTCGCGCTCGATTTCTGATATTATCTACACCAACTTTCAAGGTGCGCAAAAACGGGATTTGAGTTGGTGGTATCTCCTCATTGCTGGCATCTGGATCGTCGGCGGATGCGTCATAACCTTTGTGATGGAGCAGTTGAAGGTCAGTGAATTAGGATTTCTCTTTAATGCGGCATACATGGGCGGCTTCGCTATGGCACTTTATGTGCCGCTTACACTCTATATGAACTACCGCTTCCTACCTGACTTCGCAAAACCGAAACGACTCTCTACTTTTATGATGCTTATCGCCTCATGTGTCTATATCGGCTTTGCGATTTCAAGTATCTTATGGGAAATTAAGCAATTGATCGGAGGATAG
- a CDS encoding phytanoyl-CoA dioxygenase family protein, translating to MHKNGQKAFFEKEGYLVVENLLSAAEIETCQAEIHRLHQFAAGQESDTEKERADIARRHVQHEPFAKNETQGDRLPVLRKAENTRQYSDVFRDLAQHPKLIAVVQELIGEEDLLLFRSTLMFKPAFHGSSHGLHQDSAYWPMEPPNLVTVSIALNDATPENGCFKVIPKSHLWGMQSWGHIAREQDAELTERKEVAEQQMDVPLSAGSALFFHSLMVHGSGPNTTPHPRNTALYAYFSPQVRYVPQGGKPAEKTFPVVAGLGGKTELTLVAQT from the coding sequence ATGCATAAGAATGGACAAAAAGCCTTTTTTGAGAAAGAAGGCTATCTTGTTGTCGAAAATTTGCTGTCAGCAGCAGAAATTGAGACCTGTCAAGCAGAAATTCACCGGTTGCATCAGTTCGCTGCAGGGCAAGAATCCGACACAGAAAAGGAACGGGCGGATATAGCACGCCGGCACGTCCAACATGAACCATTCGCCAAGAACGAAACGCAAGGGGATCGGTTACCGGTGCTGCGGAAAGCGGAAAATACACGACAGTACTCCGATGTGTTTCGCGATCTCGCGCAGCATCCGAAACTGATCGCTGTCGTCCAAGAACTCATTGGTGAAGAAGACCTGTTACTTTTTAGAAGTACACTGATGTTTAAACCTGCGTTTCATGGATCTTCGCACGGGCTGCATCAGGATTCGGCATACTGGCCGATGGAGCCGCCGAACCTTGTTACTGTCAGCATTGCACTCAACGATGCTACACCGGAAAACGGGTGTTTCAAGGTAATCCCAAAAAGTCATCTATGGGGTATGCAGTCTTGGGGACACATCGCCCGGGAACAAGACGCTGAACTTACTGAACGGAAAGAGGTTGCAGAACAACAAATGGACGTTCCCCTTTCCGCAGGAAGTGCCTTGTTCTTTCATAGTTTGATGGTACACGGCTCGGGTCCAAATACCACGCCACATCCTCGGAATACGGCGTTATACGCCTACTTTTCGCCGCAGGTCCGGTATGTCCCACAAGGTGGAAAACCCGCCGAGAAGACATTTCCGGTTGTTGCCGGACTCGGTGGAAAAACAGAACTCACGCTTGTTGCACAAACATAG